The window TGCTCCAGCTTGGAATCGGAGTTGGTTGTTTTCTGATACAAAGGATCGAATAAGAATAGCATGATTGAAATCACCATTAAAACCTAGGAAGCCAATCGCTCCTCCGTAGAATTTTCGCGAAGTATTTTCCAACTCATCAATCAATTCCATTGCTCTATACTTTGGAGCTCCAGAAAGCGTTCCTGCTGGGAAAGTATCTGCTACTAGTTGTAATGGATTTGCATCTTTTGGCAATTGACCAGTCACTTTTGAAACAAGGTGAATGACGTGAGAGTAATATTGAATTTCTTTGAACACATCTACATTTACTTTTTCAGAAGACCTGCTGAGATCATTTCTCGCCAAATCTACCAACATCACATGCTCAGAATTTTCCTTGGGATCATCATAGAGTTTCAATGCCAAATCGGCATCAGCCTGATCATTTCCTGTTCGCTTAAATGTTCCTGCTATAGGGAAAATGGTGGCTACATTATTTTTGACAACAATCTGGGCTTCGGGTGATGAGCCGAACACCTTGTAGGATCCATAATCAAAATAAAATAAATATGGTGATGGATTTACAGATCGCAAGGCACGATATACATTGAATTCGTCACCTTTGAATTTTGTGGTGAAATTTCTCGAAATAACAATTTGAAAAACATCCCCTCTGAAGCAATGTTCTTGTCCTTTTTTCAAGATATCAAGAAAAGCTTCATCGGTATAATTTGACGCTTCTTCACCCACAAGTTGGAATGAATAGGATGGAATATTTTTATTATTAAGAAGGGACTCCAATTGAGAGATGTTTTCGGGCTTTTCATCTCCTTCTACTTGATGTTCGAGTAGGTGCATTTCATTTTTGAAATGATCCACAACTATCACATTTTGATACACTGCGTAGTGCATCATTGGGATTTTAGATTCTTCAGTGTTTTTTAACTTAATATCTTCAAATCGAGAAACCGTATCATACTGCATGTATCCAAAAAGGCCATTAGTGATAAACTTTAGATCCAATGACTTTTCTTCAAATTGAGAAGAAAAAAATCTCAAAGCGTCTATTAATTTATTTTCTTTACCTAATGAGTAGCTTTTACTTTTGCCTAAAGGAAGTTCTTCTTTTACAACATTTCCGTCAAATGAAAAAGAAGCCAGGGGATT is drawn from Belliella baltica DSM 15883 and contains these coding sequences:
- a CDS encoding anthranilate synthase component I family protein, which gives rise to MNKIRLVTKYKKLLADTITPVSIYLQIRDRFANPILLESSDYHGQENSYSYICFNPLASFSFDGNVVKEELPLGKSKSYSLGKENKLIDALRFFSSQFEEKSLDLKFITNGLFGYMQYDTVSRFEDIKLKNTEESKIPMMHYAVYQNVIVVDHFKNEMHLLEHQVEGDEKPENISQLESLLNNKNIPSYSFQLVGEEASNYTDEAFLDILKKGQEHCFRGDVFQIVISRNFTTKFKGDEFNVYRALRSVNPSPYLFYFDYGSYKVFGSSPEAQIVVKNNVATIFPIAGTFKRTGNDQADADLALKLYDDPKENSEHVMLVDLARNDLSRSSEKVNVDVFKEIQYYSHVIHLVSKVTGQLPKDANPLQLVADTFPAGTLSGAPKYRAMELIDELENTSRKFYGGAIGFLGFNGDFNHAILIRSFVSENNQLRFQAGAGVVAKSSIASELQEVSNKLEALRVALKAAEAI